The Tenebrio molitor chromosome 7, icTenMoli1.1, whole genome shotgun sequence region ATACATTATCAGTCAcacttataaataattatactCCGTACGTCTCGAGTAGCAGCACTCTCATCACTCACAATCTTTTGTTAATACTTCCGTTAAAAACGTGCAAATTAAACATAATGGAAGCATGTAGAAACATGACTTAATACTGACTTATTTGCGTTGTAAAGTCATGAAACCGTTACAGCAACAGCTTGGAAAAGAAAGATAATACATAAGAGATTACGtaagtttgaaaaattcaGAATCGTCGACATCAGGTCACGAGAAGGCATGTTCCATTTTTGTCCACACTTACGTAAAATTAGGAACTTTTTATTTGTcgttataataatttaacgCACTTGCGATGGCTGCTTGGGCAAACTCGTTATCACAGGGGTTGTTATCCCAGAAAGCTCCGGGACAGCCTCGTTGTTCGAAGCATTCGTAACTGATGTCAGCCATCGCTGTGCAACACGAAATTATTGCCCAAGTACATCTACTAAGCTCCCTAGGTCTGTCAGCTTGCCTCGGCGGAGCTGCTGTAGAGGGTGCGGGACGATTTACTTGATTCGAAACAGGCGCACCCAAACCAGCATCTGTGAACTCTCCAACTGCGACTCCTTCAGGATCTGTAGGTTTGTGGATTAAAGGAGGACGAGGTCGACTCGGTCTCGTCCTCCGAGTGGGAACAATAGAAGTGGTAGTGGGGACCGGCCTCTGAGTGGGGCTCTGATCGCCGTCCCCCAAATCCCAAATCGGTCTGTCGTCGAATCTATTCGAGATCTTCATCGTAGTAGATGAGGAAGTGGTAGGTTCGACTGGTGGAAGATACGCAGGTCCCTTGAACGGCCTCTTGGGGGGATTGTCTTTAGGCGTCCCCGGATTGAGGACGATTGCTTGTGGAGGGTAGAAAATCGGAATTCTTCCGGGAGCCCCATAAATAGGAATGTAGTAGGGCCTGGTAAGTGGGTACAGCGATGGACGCCATACGTTAATGCCCGGGTAGGGATGGGTGAAGGTGATCTGCGTCGACCAAGCGTCGTAACTCCTCTTCCGTCTCGATCCCGACGGGACTCTCTTCTTCGGCGACTCTATCCTGTTCTTGTGTTGCACCTTCTCCCCTACGAATCTATCTCCCCAACCGACTTGCAGGTAGCGTACGGTGTTCTTGGTCCCGAGAAGGTCGGCCTGATGGGACGTATGGACTCCTGGACGGTGATCTGTTGCTTCGGTGAGCAGCTGGGGTTGGGGTCTATCCTCGCGCGCTTCGTATTGATCTCGTGCCGATTCGGAGGGATGAGGACTCCACGCTGTAGTGCTTGCAAGCGCTAGCGCCAGCGCTATCACGCGGATAAATGACATCATCCTGCAACAATTGGCATCGGTCAGTGCAAACGGATTCGCAGATTAACAGCTACAGCAGTGGATTCGGACGCTTAAAATAAAACGGCGCTTTTGtggaaaaatgttcatttctttttattgaaatactGGTAACGAACGGATTCAAAcgactttttcaattttaacggATCtgatttaattgttaaatactTGTCAAACTTTGAGCTTCTAAAATTATGTTTGCAAATGTTCATAGTCGCCAGGTGAAAAtgcaaaatacaaataaacgtATAAAGAATGAAACGAAAACGTCaatgtcagaagtgacagTTAACAACGAATTAATATTAGGCatctgtttcaaaaaagcggcacaataatattttttccaaagctagtttgaaaattaatcatttgtttttcatttatgaaCTGGCtacaacaattttaaattcggCTTTTATTCCCTTTTTATATCTATAACATGCCCGAGTAGTTGCAGAAGTCTAAAGGCGgccaccaaggcaacaattggcaacatgttgccttggtgtaaagGCGGCCTAATACCTTTTCACTATCCAGTACTTATAAAGACAATAacacccttattaaatttaatcatgactATAATTACCATGGTGAtgaattcatctctttctggcaggttatagttgcataaatctatatcgttttatgtttactttaatcacgacTTTAGTTAGgggcaactttaataacggtgtcaCGGCCCATTTTTGTTACATTTCAAAAAACTTCATATTCACacagaattaaaaattatatttgaacTACTGAATTATCAGTAGACGATAAAAGAGTTTGAGCAAGCTACTGAACTAATGATAAATCGtgtaaataattacaaaatcatTAGTTTAAAGAAACTGATGCAAATGCAAATATTGACGTGcacgtcaaaaaaataaaaattaatttttagaaCATGGCTTCCGGTGTATAATGTCAACAGTAATTAGCGCATGATATATACACCCAATcagataattaaataattaacattttgcatttaaatattttgttaaaaagaaTTTCAATCAACTTGGGTCAGGTTctatttgttgaaaaaaaaaactggtaacAAATGCAAAAAGcttatttccatttttgttatcatttaaaatgttaatatttactcccgattttgtaaataattatatgcTGCAACAAAAATACAGGGCTTggcttaaataaataatttaaatctaGAAGTTACCTTCGTGGGGAATTTCAAAGTATTTTTTGCATGTGTGCTATAAAAAATGATTAtgatatcattattattaggAAATTACAGATGCCTGCTTCTCATTGAGACAAGATCTGTGAACCGTACCTATTTCTAGGAAGCAACTTCACGTACTTTGGTTGCTCAGATAAGAGAGAGTGATACTGAAGTAAAAATCAATTCTGGGCAAAATATCCAGacaaaattctgaatcattcTTTGCTAACTCACATTGGGCAAACAGATTTTTACCAATTATTGAATATAGGTAAACTGCGTAGCAGTAGCATGTGAGGATGACTATTTCCCTGTTGATGGTGTTAGTATTAAATATATTAACGTTAACGGGAGCAAAAcacagttgaaacttgtctcagtttaaaagccaacaacctaacctaaaaatgcGACATTCAATATTAAGCTctacattcaaaatttgccaagttttcatagctagctcgaccagacaatcatttatagataccCCGTATATAAATCTTAATATCTTTAGCTGTACCTACTATAAAGAAAATCGATCTCGGGAAGCTTAGTTCTGTACATATATGGTATCTTTGTGATTACATTTTATCGGTTTATTGACTGACGCAGAAACATCTATTAGAACATTAACAATTTCCTACAACTCCTCGAAAAATGTTGACGCCATAAATATCGTACTCTCAGAATCATGATTgacaagaaaagaaaaaatctgcTAAATGTGGTTCATGATTTGcttatgaaataaatatgtatcataaaaaaacaatcatgATTTATAAGATATGCCAATATTTTCCTAGGTTTCATGTTGTTTCAGTCACAAAGAGAACGTATTATGACTTTATGTATTCTCAAGCGAAtccttttattattttaggtAAGTGCTAAAATgtatttaagaaataaaacacACCCAGCTTAAGACATCGAAAAATGTTGGTGCTATCGATTTATGAtacaaaattatataaataactattgctaAATTTGAGTAATGAGTGTttcttatttataaataaaggtTATATGATAATATTTCCGTATGACTTATCGAAGGCgatttattaacattttgtCCAAGTTTTTGCAAGTCCATTAGTAAAAATTCTCGCATATTTATTTTCGGCCGATGATTAAAAATACTGTTCGATAATCCGGCCATTATCGCAGACTGTCTCACGGTCTTGTGAAAATTggccataaaataaaaagtgaaaattattcGAACGATAAAGAACCTAATTAGCATGCACCCCGCAGAAAACAAGAAGATAAGAATACAAAAGATGCTGACAAGCTACGAGAAACCCAGTTAACTACGCCGAGGAAATAAGGACAAGATTGCCGTATTAAATTGGCAACGCAACAAACAGCTGTCTTTGACTTTTTCAACCTAATACACTTTTGACAAATTGAAACATcaacgaaaataaaatcttcaaGTTACCTAATATCCTCTAGTCCCGACACTAATTAAATACCCTTCCTTCGAACACACACCGACACTGCACGCTCCTCAGGTGGATGCTTGTATTTGTACAATTACGCTTTCATCCTTTTCTCACGTCACAAATGAAAACTCACGATTCCACAAAACCGATCCGAACCCTCGTCACAGTATTCCCGACCAAATCACTTTTCAGCGAGACAATGAGTGGCGCTTTGTATTGATACACGATTTTATACGAAttcattgacattttttgttacAGATATTAAGAGGTTTGCTCTTTAAACAACAAgctttttccattttaaactgtttgacgAAGAGATTAAAACGAGGAAACGAACCAGCCGATTCTAACGTCCtctaaaaatcacaaaaaaaataaaaggagTATTCAAAGAAGTTAATTAAACGAGATAGCTTCGCTTACAAACATAATTGCGAGgagttaaattatttaacaggCAACCAACATCACAGCTCTTTATTTGTACTTTATTTAACGGACCACCATTGCGACAAGTATTTTTAGCATCGATTGTTAAAACATAATTGCGAAATTgcgttattaaaaacacgtGCGTGGGACAGACTAACAATTTCaagtatttacatttttagtgGATCGTTTTTTATGGTCGTTAAAGTccacaacaaattttttattaaatttgtcgTCTTTTCAGGACTAACGATGTTAACAAATTTAAGACGCGAATGCATAAAGGCTCGTGCGTAGCCATTTGTCCGGGTTTTTCCCGACGTAATTGTAATTATGCCATCAGTACCAACTGtcgaaatgtttattttaaacatcGCATAGTCACCGGAATCATCGTTTAGACAGAATTTCTTCCGTACTGTGGTATTACTTCAATTATAAATAACTTTCATCTTTATGAATAAAACATTACTGACATGACTTCCGCTTCAGTTTGAAAATCTGACCGTTAATTAGTTTctacagattttttaaacgtGATAGGTCAGATAAATGAATATCGTTCGATCAGGATGTGGTACGATCCCACAATGCCATTGATTTATTTCCATATACAAAGCAATCCTTTTAACGTTTAATAATTTACCACTGctaaataatttctttcattcaattaTACCTATTTTTAAGTATCTAATAATAAGTGTCAatggaaaaacatttttttcagtttcatAACGAGGAAATTCGCTTTTTGATGTCAACTGGAAATCCCTCCCAGAaatcgattaattaattaattacaaagtCCAGTTTAATTGGGAAAGAACTCAAGTTTTctcattaattttaaacaagGTTTACCGGACAGTGGAAGCAACTGGCTTCTTGCGAAATGCACAACTGAAAATGTACGATTTTAATGACGTAGTAAAACTGCAAATCCAACCGCAAACATGGGTTTCCTATTTTAATacgttaaaaacaaatttgctCACGTTTACACGATTATATAATGTTATGTGTTCATTGTACCAGACATCACCTGGAAACTTTATAgctgtcaattaaaaaaaaaaacacatttagttatttatttattcaacaaaaaatataactcaactgaagaattttcaaaattaaaaaaaatcgtctgCTAACCATTAGTAAAAGCAATTCAATAACAATTTacccaaaataaaatcaaaaacttgTTTACTTTCGAACTGTTGGCGCAGCGTTGGGAatgtttcaaataaattttaaagcaacgttggaaattttctttgatACCTTTGCATCACTGATACATACATTTTCACAACCAGTTCTGCAGTTGTCACCCCCTCgagcaaaaaaattcaactctcctttatattttttacttcaaacactagaaatataaattaattagagAATTTGTATTCCACGAATGGAGACAATGTGGCGACTTctgttttaatcaaaataaaattacagagCACTTCGAATGAATTTCTGTTAATGAATTTTGggcaaaaaatacaatttgtgTGTTCTTTGTGTACAATTGACGTATTTTGTCAACCTTGAACATATTTTGTGTGTAAatatctttgtatttttaaacagAATACTTAATATTTTAAGAGCATTTTAGAATAGTGAGAAAATTTCGAACGTAGCAAGCTCCTCGAACCaacatttacattttccagaatatttgtttattttacaattcagGGCGGACTGATTTAGTtagaatttttcattaattttaaaatgatataaacaacacaattatttatttagtggTACATACttttcatcaaaaataaaaaattaagaatcATCACAACTATAAATTTGAAAGCATATTTTTGGTTATAAAAGTATATAAAatagataaaattaattgggaCTGAAATTTTGTTGCCCaagaaaatttcattatttctgACTGGCAGgagataattaatttttctcaagttaataagcaattaaaaagtaattaattattatttatgaataaaattatttcacgtCAGTTTATATTACTAAGGGTTGCACAATTTTCTGTTTCTTTTGTTGTTCATACGTAAGAAGAAGTGAGCGAAAAATTCCAGAATTATTCGTTtggtaatgaaaaattttcattcttccagtttttaaacaataatttaacaaacgGCCGCTTCCTAATCAGAGCGTTAAATTTGTACATTTCGAGGACacgacaaaattaaattacaatgtTCCAAAACACGAAACAGAAATGCCAAGATATTCGATAATAGCTGACAAATGCACAAAAACGTCGCGTGGCCTCGATTGTCGCCTCGAAtcgttttaaataatttataattaatggtTACCTGTCAGTCATGTGTAATTATGTGGTCTTCTCAAACTTCTTTTCACTTGAACCACGAACTATTATTCACATCGATCTATAATCGTGTGGTTAATGTGACCGCAACGTTTCAGACTTCAGAAATAAATGGAGCACGCACGCTGAAGCCTCAACTTATAAATGCTTAAATACTCCCCGAACTATTTTACAGCAGAAAAGTGATTCAGCTCGGAAGATCCGGTGGCGTATGGGATAACATAACAtgctgaaatttttttgccggTCAAAGTTGAAAGATACGACCGCGGCTGAAAAACCCTAGGTCGTGAGAAACATCCTGATAACTGAAAACAACAAGTACTGCACAGAATTAAGATCATTTGCAGTTTGCAAcgacaaaaatcaattttactCCTTGGCTTTCAATTTTACTGCGAGATTAAAAAATGCATGTtgcgaaatttttttatatcacCTATAATTCCTTCATACATTTCTGTTGTTGTGTATTTAGTGAAACATTACATCTGCTGTTCGTtaaactaatttaatttttacggCACTACGTATCTCTGTGCTAATATAGGGTCTATTACTCGGCAtttcaataaacaaacaaTCTCTTGCGCACATTTAAGTAAATATAATTAAGTCGTGAGACTCACTTTTTAGAAAAACTGCATTTTATGACCGACAAATTTAAGACTCCGGAGATTTTGGACCACCTAAAAATCTGCCAAAACTTGGAAACAACAACCTAGTTATTTATAATGATACGATGTATCATATCCTCTTCGTGatctatttataataaatgcttttgtttttgttaaatatgtAATGATAATCACAGATTTTAGCGGAACTTTTAAAACAGATGTTTCAAATGTCGTGGATTTTatcttgaaaattatttttcgtcATTAGGATCTAATCTGCATTTTTGCATTCATTTTGCTTAATGAACGGTCTCTTTGATCTGCAGTTAATTTTCGTTAACGAATTGAACATTAAATTTCTCTCGAATGAAAATGAACAATAATTATCTGATCAGAAATGATGTAACATTAAATACGTCATAACAAAATCATAATCCACCATTCTAGAATGATACCTGATAAGCAGAAATGAATCACCGCGTGTATACTAGACTTGGCGCCACACatcaaatattattattattaattcactttcgctcacctCGATGCATGAAAGTGCATGACAATTTGACACGGCGTGAACAAATTCGCTTGCATTTTTCTCGGCAAGTCACGTTCATCATTTGGGAATAGATCCGATCTCCAACCGTTGCACGTTGTAACGTCTGCCAAAATGAAGAGCTAAAATCCCGTCCTGCAGCGAACTAAATTTCAGCCAGAAGAGCGTCGACGTGCTTTGTCCCTTTGAGTATTAGCCGAGGACTCGGCAGGTTTTGCTTTATGaggaaaaaataatacaaaaatagcCCCACAGATAATTAATTAACCGACAGAATGGCCTTTATGATTGCAGCGTGCTTTTTTAAGTTTCCGAACGGCTGGCTCATGTTTACAAGAGCTTTGACAACCGTTATGGCCAACTTTTTCGCCAAGGTAATTAACAACGATTTACACAACCAGATTCTCGGTGTTTGGATTGTTTTTTGTCAGATCCATTCACACGCGAATCCAGCTTTGACCGACTCGGTTGAATTCTTTTTCTAAAGCCGTTCCTTCCCATCGCCAACAGAACGGTTCAAAATTTATTCCAGATCAGATTTCGGGTGATATCGACGCCTGTTAAAAATTCTCTGACGTCAGAGTAGCGTTTATTTATCTGATAgttctaaaaatgtaattaactCAACTACAAACCCGCCATTACTcgtgttttaatttgttttcaaatgactaatagtgatttttcttgtaaaacgTAAATCATGTGGCCTACGAGtttatttggaatttccttTTAATTAagcacattacacatattttTCTCAGTTGGTACTTTAATTAACTAAATCTGGTGGATAACGGAATTTCGAGTTTCGTCTCAAATATTAACGGAGGAATTTTATTCcgaaattaaatcaccttacTTCACAGAGTTCATGTAAGGTGTTTAGAATATGAGCTCGTACTTTCCAAGAACAAACTTTGCTAAATTATGTGTATACAGTGTCCGCTGTACACTGAACAATATAGTTAAGCAATTTGTAATATTCTTGTCTTGTGAACTTTTTGTCATTCTTCTGCTAACCTTCACTTAACAGCTATGTGACGCCTTGAAGAATTGCTTGATCTTTTCCTCTTGGCTGTGAAATGCACAAGTCATAAGTCAgttgttattttgtttattggcATCAAGACTAAGATTTTGCAACTAAATGATGTAGCAATTATATGCGCGTGCCAGAAACGTGTCACTTTTAAATGCGGGTAAGGAATTGCTATTTCGATGGTATCGATGAGACAACAGGACTaactaatgattttttttaatgctttttaGACTTCTCCTATTTGGTTAATGCTACCACGGTGATGGTCTTAAAATTACTGCCAAGGGGACTGATAATAGAACACACTTTTTTACTTCCCACGTCAACGACAATTTACCACAAACGTTTTCTCTAATATAATATGTATGAAATTCTCGTGTTTTACCACCGACGGTTTCCCTGGGTCTTCCTAGTCAGTCCCCTTCCAGTGATTGTGTCTTCATGAGGCAAAGGTCAATCCTTTAGAATCTAGTGTATGATATTCATACTTCTACAAATTAACTAAAGTTGCACAAATTATCTTCAACTTTGCCGTTTCGGCTCTCGCCCTCCAACAAAATGTGACGCATGCTGCATAATTTGACAGTTGTCGTCACGTGAAAAATGAGTACGTCATCGAGAACGTCTGTGGCGGAGCAAAGTCATGATATACTAGCTACACGCAAGCATGTTGTCGGATAGCGCaagaaaattgattttgaagCAAATAGTGtcgtaattttgaatttagcaTTTAATACGTTATACCCGTTAGTTAGTAGAAAGTATGACGAATTAGAGCTGTGTTTGGTCTTTAAATATTAGAATATTTGCATGTTTTGGTGGTGGTTGAAAGAGAATGAAAGAAAAAGGAAGAATAAAAGTGAATGAGAGTtagaggccgatttcaagttgacttgcgacGATCGCACTTGatgtcatggtaacggcgcaagagagaaagatgaggcatattggtaattaatgtgtaggacaaagatagctacacatttgcgctgcaccacctattATTTGCCAGCTTGCCACTATGACTTGAAATTGGGCCCTGAGTCATGTGGGGACTAATCAGAGTTGTAGAGTCAGGGGAGATAATAGAGACAGTCAGAGGATTCGAGATAGTTAGGTAGTTAGAGAGTTAGATAGGACTCGACTAGATTTCATAATTTCATGTACTCACTGTGTTTAATTCGTCATTAAATATCATCATTTAACACTactgacatttatttaaatctcAAGTAGCCGAATCAAGTTAACAAAAGGGGCTATAGaccataaa contains the following coding sequences:
- the hdly gene encoding uncharacterized protein hdly isoform X3, producing MMSFIRVIALALALASTTAWSPHPSESARDQYEAREDRPQPQLLTEATDHRPGVHTSHQADLLGTKNTVRYLQVGWGDRFVGEKVQHKNRIESPKKRVPSGSRRKRSYDAWSTQITFTHPYPGINVWRPSLYPLTRPYYIPIYGAPGRIPIFYPPQAIVLNPGTPKDNPPKRPFKGPAYLPPVEPTTSSSTTMKISNRFDDRPIWDLGDGDQSPTQRPVPTTTSIVPTRRTRPSRPRPPLIHKPTDPEGVAVGEFTDAGLGAPVSNQVNRPAPSTAAPPRQADRPRELSRCTWAIISCCTAMADISYECFEQRGCPGAFWDNNPCDNEFAQAAIASALNYYNDK
- the hdly gene encoding uncharacterized protein hdly isoform X1, yielding MNSSPWMMSFIRVIALALALASTTAWSPHPSESARDQYEAREDRPQPQLLTEATDHRPGVHTSHQADLLGTKNTVRYLQVGWGDRFVGEKVQHKNRIESPKKRVPSGSRRKRSYDAWSTQITFTHPYPGINVWRPSLYPLTRPYYIPIYGAPGRIPIFYPPQAIVLNPGTPKDNPPKRPFKGPAYLPPVEPTTSSSTTMKISNRFDDRPIWDLGDGDQSPTQRPVPTTTSIVPTRRTRPSRPRPPLIHKPTDPEGVAVGEFTDAGLGAPVSNQVNRPAPSTAAPPRQADRPRELSRCTWAIISCCTAMADISYECFEQRGCPGAFWDNNPCDNEFAQAAIASALNYYNDK
- the hdly gene encoding uncharacterized protein hdly isoform X2; this translates as MTDRMMSFIRVIALALALASTTAWSPHPSESARDQYEAREDRPQPQLLTEATDHRPGVHTSHQADLLGTKNTVRYLQVGWGDRFVGEKVQHKNRIESPKKRVPSGSRRKRSYDAWSTQITFTHPYPGINVWRPSLYPLTRPYYIPIYGAPGRIPIFYPPQAIVLNPGTPKDNPPKRPFKGPAYLPPVEPTTSSSTTMKISNRFDDRPIWDLGDGDQSPTQRPVPTTTSIVPTRRTRPSRPRPPLIHKPTDPEGVAVGEFTDAGLGAPVSNQVNRPAPSTAAPPRQADRPRELSRCTWAIISCCTAMADISYECFEQRGCPGAFWDNNPCDNEFAQAAIASALNYYNDK